The genomic region TCGCCGCGAGGGAGCCGGAGCCGGCGGTGCGCGCCGCCTTCTTGGAGGACTTCACCACGCTCGCGGAGTACAAGCTCTCGGCCGCCGAGAGAGCCGCGGTGGCCGCCGGCCTGCAGCGGCTCCTGGTGTCGGCCGCCACCGACGCCGAGCCGGAGGTGGCGGCGACTCGGCTTCATCAGCTGCTGGATGTGCTCAAGACCTACCGCATCCGTATGGAATCCTCGCCCATTGTGTCGGCCGCCACGGCTCTGGCGGAGAGAAACTCGAAAGTGGCGCGAAAGTTGCTAGAGTGTTTGTACAATGCCCGAGTCGGTCGTCGCGATCTACTTCGACACAACCTGGAGTTCCGACACGACGACGCGGCGCTCCTGAACGCGCTCCGTCACGAGCCCGCGGCACTTAGACCTGAGTGGATCGTTAAACTGCTGGCGGACGCCGAAACTCAAGCTGACAGGTTTCTATTAAAAGTGATCATCTACTTCAATGGGGACGAAGAACTGGCGGAACACGTGCATCAGTTGCTAGAAGAGCAAATCACCCTGGAGCCACACAGGCGACTGGCGCGGCCGCTGGCGACGCTCGCCGGCATCGACATGCAGGCAACATGGCGCGAGCATGACGGTGACGAACACTCCAAGTTGGCAGCAGAACTGCGCGCTAACATGCATCGGGCGCGGCCGGCTCCAGACGCGCTGGCCCTCAGCTTCCGCGACACTGGCATGAAGGCAGTAGCTTGGCGCGCGATGCGCTGTCCGCCTGCGCTGGTGACGGAACTGGCGCAGTCGCTGTTGAAAGAGCGCAGCAAGCGCACGGTGCGCTTAGCGTTAGCGCTGGCACATCGGACAGATTGCGCAGTCGATATATTTGCGACGGCGGCGAGCATTCGTCCCGCATCGGCGTTGCGCGCGGCTCTGCTGTATTTCCGACGTGTCGGTGACGCAGCCGACCCGCGAGTCTGGGACATCGTCAAGCCTGTCATCTCGCGCGTGGACCTCACGCTGCGTCAGGGTCTTCGTCACATATTGAAGAAGGTCAGCTACGTGCCCAAAAGTATCAGAGCCGATTACTGCGCCTATCTTTATCTCGCTCTCGACAAGATCACTGATAGTAACGCACGCGACGTCCTCAGTGAGCTGATGAAATGTCTCCCACAGGTTAGCGACGATCTGCTCGATGCTGTATTAGTACGAATGTTGGAAAACATCGACAAGGAAGTCCCAGAATCGTATCCTGCAATAGTTAtcagatatttaattttaagcagAAGCGAAAACGAACTTAAGGCCAGGATGGAAAAGATTGGAAGACCATTTTTGGAAAAACTTGATACATTCCGAGAAAGAGAGAACGAATATTTCTATCAAGAAAACATCGAACAGATTGTCAGTAGTTTAAGATATAACTGTGCGTTTTTTGACGTCAAGCATGAGTTCTGTTTACCGGCCATGGAGAGAGTTGTGTCTTGGTTCCAAGAGTGTTTCccaaaggaaaaatatattggcTTGTTTGTGAAACTCCACGCGTCGATGATGTATTACAAAGCTGTAAGACAGAGCATCAAGCAGAGTCCTGAAGTGTTTGAAGATGTTGTGAGGAAGAGGACCGAGGGTGTGGACATCGTTGGCTTCACGTTCGGTAGATATATAGTTAAGGAGCTGGTTGAGTTGAGGTCTCAATACTTTGACTCCATTTTACAGTTGTATCGCTCTGCATTCAGTGAATATTTGGGTAGGTACTTTTCGTATGGTCTTACAAGAGCCATGTTCACTGCCGCGATTATTAAGGGTGTATTAAGTGAGAGTGATGGGAGCGAGGCTCGTCTGACTATCAGTATTTTCGAACATGTTGATTACAATCGGTATGGCAGCAAGTTTGATAGCTCTAAACTTCGTGAGGAGATCAAAGAGTTGAtgttgaaaaacaaaaacaaggaaATGCAGTTCTTTGTTCACGCTGAACTTTTTACTTagatacctaaatatttttgtatgtttaataaaaatgaattaacgCAGACAGTTTTTGCTTGGATAACCTTATCACCCGAATTTGTAAGCGCTCGTCCTGTAACACAAATAGCGCGCGGAGACCGCACTTAAGGTAAATTCTGATGGAATACTTCAATATCTATTATAGAttctttaatatatataatatgttgtgtTTTGCATTTTACGAAGGCTTTTGAAATCGCGCGATCTCCACGATCTGACCACTTTGAATAGAGAAATGCTTCTATCCAAGTTGTCAGACGGCCATAACATTACCTATATTACTACAAAAGTACAAAACAAAAGCCAATCTACATGTAGGGTTCGACAAtggaagatattattttatgatataacgGGGCCTTATGCGTTTGGATGCAGACAATACGCTTCTATGTAGTTATTCAGGtttcaaattattcaatattttactttttctactattttttaatacaaattatatcatAGTAGTAATATCAATTGAACGCTGGCAGCACTGGACTGTCGTGAAGATAGGAACATATCACTGTGACCTTGATAGTCGGCTGTCGGTGGTACATTAGGTACAGTGTATAGTGTATATCAAAGTTTTATATTACTCAAAAAAACGGTATGTTTCTATATAAAACCCTATTAATTTAAGTTCTCAGCTAGTGAAAGTGGCTCATGATAGTATAGTAGTTCATCAGTTTTAACGAGTAATTTTCGATAATCGGTTAATCGCGTTAACATAACGATAaaaccagaaaaaaaaatgtttattgtgatTGGCCAGCTGATAACTTTTTTGGCACACCTACCTATTAATAATGGCACCGGCAAATCAGTGAAATAAGGTAATGTACCTGTTTATTTGTTcctcaatttaaatattttaagaactggacctcgattctctaccactatcgactaccgacaaccggctagctatcgaaattttgacatttagaatgtactgccaaaatatttcctacgacacccgtcagaggcgctcaACACATTACTgattcggttgtcggtagtcgatagtgtcagagaatcgaggtactgtaacATGCTTTTGTTTtgagtacaaataaataaaattacaatttgaaaGATATACGGCAATGTTATGTACTTATGTTTCACTTACTTTTGGTGAAGACTCATAGGATTCTCTCAATGTTCTATAAAACGATTAAGGTAcctaattatatattaatattgtacctatacaacgtgccgctgcaatggcttatttccttcaacgtatgggtagggctAGAAGTTCTTGGTCATAGaaagtacaacaatttgtattattatattataattaccgacctattaacaattaactttattaacaaatttccacagcctgtacataatcaactcgagtaaagttcgttcaccTGGCTCACGAGTCGCgatcaatgaaactaaaatgagaaagaacGTTAccacaataaatttatttatataattagaacGGCTAGGCCAATTACACTAATtacaaagaaatacaaaaaaaaatgtccataaaaaatattataaaaaaataaaattaaaaaaaaggctCTCTTTTCTAGCGTTCTGCTATTGGACGGAAGGCGCACGCGACGTTGCTGCACGGTTTGATGTACTTTGATTGTTTATACAGAGTGTTACTGTTgtgtttacataattttattatttagtatgtgtgacatttaagttttttaattagctaacaatgttattgttttgtatgttaCATGATTATTAAGCCCTAATCCTACCCATATATTGTATATCTCGTGGGAACTTCATCTTAAGCTCTTCCTTTTCTTACGAACAGATGGCGAGCTTGTTGCCCGTGTCGCTGTCGGGAGACACCCTGGGACAGCGACACCGCCACCTCAACTCACTGGTGGAGCAGGCTGCCAGCGACCAAGCATCGTGTAACGACATCGAAGCTCTGCCCGAACAGACTGCGCTTGACCGACTGTTTAAGATAGACCTCGCCAACAAACTGAAAAACGTTCACTACATCCTGAAAAATGTCAAAGATGACGACATGTTGTATGTGAGCAGAGCATTAAAGAGTAAATGGCTGTTGGAACATCATGATGTAATCGACCCCAAATATTTGGAAGAAACACTCTTCCCGAATATGATAACGCCAGCTATCAGCAAAATGAAGAACTGGCTGTACATCCATCTAAGTGATCCTCGAAGGTGTCAGCAGTTCTACCAGTATTACAAGGAGACTCAATTTGAGTTCGCTGTCAAGTTTCTAAGTCACTGCGATTATGAATTTGTTCTGAACGAGTTTCCAAACATAATGTCAAAGATATCACCTCACTGTCTTAAAGTACTGGCGGAGAAATATCCCAAGCTTGTCAAAATATACTTTGACGCGTTGGCAACAGATGATGTGTTAGTGGAGCAATATCTACAAGATGaacaaaacttttacaaaagtaTAAGATGTATATTGAAGACAGAACCTGATGTATTTTTAGACATAACAGAGAAGTATCACACTTTAGGCTCTGGAAAAAGACTTGGTCCATCCGCCTCAGATTACATCATGCGTTTTCATAAGAGCAGATTCATGAGAAAGCCAGAGTTATATTGTGTATATCTTCTTCACCTACCCACAGTAGCAAAGCTGCTGAGTGTCGAGGAGTGCCAGGAGATAGTGATGAAGCTGGCGAGGGCGCAGTACTTGAGCTGGTGGTTCACGTACAAGAACGTGGAGCCTCTAGTGAAACGTGTCAGCCGTGACGCAAGAGCAGCCTTCAAGAAACGTGTGTTTGTTGAGAAAGACGTTGGCGAGTATATTGTTGAATGGCCCTATCTTTTACCAGCTTCTCCGATAGCCAAGGATGCAGACATGGAGGCAACTCATATGTTCGACGATCAAGAGCATTCACCAATTCAATTGTGGCCTTTAATCCCCAGAATACGACGACAAATTATGAATAGGAAAGAATGCAAGCGTGACATTGCTGAAATAATTAGTGTCAATGATTTTATCACAGTTAAGTCAGAACTTCAGAAACTATTCAACGAGTTCAGGTTCAAGGGTTTCGAGGCGACGCTGCACGAGCTGTCTCGGCGAGTGGGCGCCGCCAGCTCGGCGGACAGGCGGCGCGACATGCTGCTCGTGCTGGTGAGCAAGAGCGGCGGGCACGCGGACAGCGTGCGGGCGCTGCTGCAGCTAGCGCTGAGACTGCGCAACGAGCCCGTGCACGAGCGCGCCGCTGTCGTGCGCAGCCTCGCGCGGAGGGCCGCCGCCTGGCGCCTGCCGCAGGACGTGTGGGACACCATGCTGCAGTACGCGCGGGGCCTGGGGCTGGACGGCTCCGCGCCCGAGGCCGAGTGCCGCGAGGGCCTGCACGCCGTCGTGCTGCGGTGCCTGATCGCCGCGAGGGAGCCGGAGCCGGCGGTGCGCGCCGCCTTCCTGGAGGACTTCACCACGCTCGCGGAGTACAAGCTCTCGGCCGCCGAGAGAGCCGCGGTGGCCGCCGGCCTGCAGCGGCTTCTGGTGTCGGTCGCCGACGACGAACTTGAGATGGCGGCGACGCGTATCGATCAGCTGCTGGACGTGCTTGAAACTTACCGCATTCCTCTGAAATCTTCGTCGGTGGTGGCGGCTGTCGCGGCCCTGGCGGAACGTGACACGGTAGTTGCGCGACCGTTGTTGGTGCGTCTGTTTGAAGCCGGTGTCGGTCGCCGTGAACTACTTCGTCAGAACTTGGAGTTCCGACACGACGATGCGGCGCTTCTAAACGCGCTACGTCACGACCTCGCAGCGCTCAAGCCTGAATGGATTGTCCAGTGGCTGACAGACGGCTCTACACGAGCTGACAGATTTCTATTGAAGGTAATCATCTATTTCAACGGAGATGGAGAAATTGCACGACGCTTGCGACAGTTGCTAGAAGAGCAAATCACCCTGGAGCCACACAGGCGACTGGCGCGGCCGCTGGCGACGCTCGCCGGCATCGACATGCAGGCAACATGGCGCGAGCATGACGGTGACAAACACTCCAAGGTGGCAGCAGAACTGCGCGCTAACATGCATCGGGCGCGGCCGGCTCCAGACGCGCTGGCCATCAGCTTCCGCGACACTGGCATGAAGGCAGTAGCTTGGCGCGCGATGCGCTGTCCGCCTGCGCTGGTGACGGAACTGGCGCAGTCGCTGTTGAAGGAGCGCAGCAAGCGCACGGTGCGCTTAGCGTTAGCGCTGGCACATCGGACAGATTGCGCAGTCGATATATTTGCGACGGCGGCGAGCATTCGTCCCGCATCGGCGTTGCGCGCGGCTCTGCTGTATTTCCGACGTGTCACAGCCGACCCGCGAGTCTGGGACATCGTCAAGCCTGTCATCTCGCACGTGGACCTCACGCCGCGTCAGGGTCTTCGTCACATATTGAAGAAGGTCAGCTACGTGCCCAAAAGTATCAGAGCCGACTACTGCGCCTCTCTTTATCTCGCTCTCGACAAGATCACTGATAGTAACGCACGCGACGTCCTCAGTGAGCTGATGAAATGTCTCCCGCAGGTTAGCGACGATCTGCTCGATGCTGTATTAGTACGAATGTTGGAAAACATCGACAAGGAAGTCCCAGAATCATATCCTGCGATAGTTAtcagatatttaattttaagcaaaAGCGAAAACGAACTTAAGGCCAGGATGGAGAAGATTGGAAAACCATTTTTGGAAACACTTGATACATTCCGAGAAAGGGAGAACGAATATTTCTATCAAGAAAATATCGAACAGATTGTCAGTAGTTTAAGATATAACTCTGCATTTTTCGACGTCAAGTATGAGTTCTGTTTACCGGCCATGGAGAGAGTGGTGTTTTGGTTCCAAGAGTGTTTCCCAAAGGAAAAATTTATTGACTTGTTTGTGAAACTCCACGCGAcgatgttttattacaaagctGTGAGACAGAGCATTAAGCAGAGTCCTGAAGTGTTTGAAGATATTGTGAGGAAAAGGACCGAGGGTGTGGACATCGTTGGATTCACGTTCGGAAGATATACTTATTGTGAAGGAGCTGGTTGAGCTGAAGTCTCAATACTTTGACTCCATTGTAGAGTTGTATCGCTCTGCATTTACTGAATACTTGGGCAGGTACTTCTCGTATGGACTTGCAAGAGCCATGTTCACTGCCGCAATTATTAAGGGTATATTAAGTGAGAGTGATGGGAGCGAGGCTCGTCTAACTATCAGTATTTTCGAACATGTTAATTACAATCGATATGGCAGCAAGTTTGACAACACTAAGCTACGTGAGGAGATCAAAGAGTTGATGTTGAAAAATGAAAACAAGGAAATGCAGTTTTTTGCTCACGCTGAACTTGTTtcttagataattatttaattaaaaatttattaacgCAGACAGTTTATGCTTGGATAACCCTGTCACCCGAATTTGTAAGCGCTCGTCTGGAACATAAAAAGCGCGCGGAGACCACGCTTGAGGTAAATTTTCATGGAATATTATACTTCAATATATGTTACACATAGGTATATaccattacttatattactactactacctaCTTCTACTTACTTACTACTACATTACTACAAAACAAAAGCCAATCTATATACATGTAGGGTACGACAACggaaaatatttatgactagctgacttgcgcaacttcgcttgcgtcacataagagaatgcgtcataattttacccgtttttgtaacatttctcgttgcttctccgctcctatcggtcgtagcgtgatgatatatagcctatagccttcctcaataaataggctatctaaaactgaaagaatttttcaaatcggatcagtagttcctgagattagcgcgttcaaacaaacaaacaaactcttcagcattgtaatattagtaagtacAGATATAACGGTGCCTTTGGATAGAGACAATACGCTTCTATGTACCTTGTTATTCAGTTTTCAAATTATTCAATACTTTCGtacaattatttagtttttctcctatttttaatacaaatgatATTATATAGGAGTAATATCAATTCAATGCTGGCAACACTGGACTGTCGTGAAGATAGGAACATATCACTGTGACCTTGATAGTCAGTAGTAGGTACAGTAGGTAGTGCAGGTACAGTGtgtaacaaagttttataattttctattatattgtatgtttctacataaaaccttattattttaagttcaCAGCTAGTGACAGTGGCTCATTATAGTAAAGTAGTTCATTAATTTAATGAGTAATTTACGATAATCGGCTAATCGCGTTAACATAACGATAAAACCGTGTTTATTGTGATTGGCCAGCTGATATCTTTCTTGGCACACCTACCTATTAATAGTAGCACCGCCTTATAAAAGAAATCAGTGAAATAAGGTAATGGacctatttatttgttattcaatttcaatattttaagaactgtaacatgttattgttttgagtacgacaaataaattacaattttaaagatATGAGGCAATGTTATGTACCTACGTTTTACTAACTTTTGGTGATGACTCATAGGATTCTCCCAATGTTCTTTAAAACGATTTAGGTAATTATATATACGTACTAAATTCCGCCCACGACTTCGGCCGCGTGAGAAGTTTTCCTGTTGTAAAAAGTGCCCTATGTGTGAATCTTTGtcaatttcagttcaatcagtgGAAAATCTAAGAAGTTTATACAAACGTGACTCCCTCTTAGTGgtggtatttataaaaatctttaattctTCTTAGGaaatgcctacgtcataatagCTTTATGCCTCCAAAGTCTCAGCCCgatcggtttaaaattgacaTAGTTTCccacaaactttcatcccctattttatctccGTCggggtagaatttatcaaaatccttgcTTGGcgaatgcctacgtcataacatctacctacatgataaatttcagctcgatccgtccagtagtttgggctgtgccttgatagatcactatgtcagtcagtcacctttgagtatcataattatatagatagatggatatacctacctaattataTCTACCTTCTAGTTTTGACCCCTATTTCATCGTACCGATTTTTATATAATCTCGTGGGAACTTCATCTTAAGCTTTTCCTTTTCTTACGAACAGATGGCGAGCTTGTTGCCCGTGTCGCTGTCGGGAGACACCCTGGGACAGCGACACCGCCACCTCAGCTCACTGGTGGAGCAGGCTGCCAGCGACCAAGCATCGTGTAACGACATCGAAGCTCTGCCCGAACAGACTGCGCTTGACCGACTGTTTAAGATAGACCTCGCCAACAAACTGAAAAACGTTCACTACATCCTGAAAAATGTCAAAGATGACGACATGTTGTATGTGAGCAGAGCATTAAAGAGTAAATGGCTGTTGGAACATCATGATGTAATCGACCCCAAATATTTGGAAGAAACCCTCTTCCCGAATATGATAACACCAGCTATCAGCAAAATGAAGAACTGGCTGTACATCCATCTAAGTGATCCTCGAAGGTGTCAGCAGTTCTACCAGTATTACAAGGAGACTCAATTTGACTTCGCTGTCAAGTTTCTAAGTCACTGCGATTATGAATTTGTTCTGAACGAGTTTCCAAACATAATGTCAAAGATATCACCTCACTGTCTTAAAGTACTGGCGGAGAAATATCCCAAGCTTGTCAAAATATACTTTGATGCGTTGGCATCAGATGATGTGTTAGTGAAACGATATCTACAAGATGAACGAAAGTATTACAAAAGCATTAGATGTATATTGAAGACAGAACCTGATGTATTTTTAGACATAACAGAGAAGTATCACACTTTAAGTTTCGGCCAAAGATTAAGTCCATCAGCTACAGATTACATCTTGCGTTTTCATAAAAGCAGATTCATGAGTAAAGTAGAACTATATTGTGCATATCTTCTTCACAT from Anticarsia gemmatalis isolate Benzon Research Colony breed Stoneville strain chromosome 26, ilAntGemm2 primary, whole genome shotgun sequence harbors:
- the LOC142984156 gene encoding uncharacterized protein LOC142984156 — encoded protein: MASLLPVSLSGDTLGQRHRHLNSLVEQAASDQASCNDIEALPEQTALDRLFKIDLANKLKNVHYILKNVKDDDMLYVSRALKSKWLLEHHDVIDPKYLEETLFPNMITPAISKMKNWLYIHLSDPRRCQQFYQYYKETQFDFAVKFLSHCDYEFVLNEFPNIMSKISPHCLEVLAEKYPKLVKIYFDALASDDVLVKRYLQDERKYYKSIRCILKTEPDVFLDITEKYHTLSFGQRLSQSATDYIMRFHKSRVMRKPELYCAYLLHMHTVAKLLSVEECQEIVMKLARAQYLSWWFTYKNVEPLVKRVSRDERAAFKKRVFVEKNVGERISNWPYEEPISLTVREDDSNVFEDQEYKPIRRYPLGLDGDCSDLCGMGMRCMMEDDCFVMKSELQKLFNEFRFKGFEATLHELSRRVGAASSADRRRDMLLVLVSKSGGHADSVRALLQLALRLRNEPVHERAAVVRSLARRAAAWRLPQDVWDTMLQYARGLGLDGSAPEAECREGLHAVVLRCLIAAREPEPAVRAAFLEDFTTLAEYKLSAAERAAVAAGLQRLLVSAATDAEPEVAATRLHQLLDVLKTYRIRMESSPIVSAATALAERNSKVARKLLECLYNARVGRRDLLRHNLEFRHDDAALLNALRHEPAALRPEWIVKLLADAETQADRFLLKVIIYFNGDEELAEHVHQLLEEQITLEPHRRLARPLATLAGIDMQATWREHDGDEHSKLAAELRANMHRARPAPDALALSFRDTGMKAVAWRAMRCPPALVTELAQSLLKERSKRTVRLALALAHRTDCAVDIFATAASIRPASALRAALLYFRRVGDAADPRVWDIVKPVISRVDLTLRQGLRHILKKVSYVPKSIRADYCAYLYLALDKITDSNARDVLSELMKCLPQVSDDLLDAVLVRMLENIDKEVPESYPAIVIRYLILSRSENELKARMEKIGRPFLEKLDTFRERENEYFYQENIEQIVSSLRYNCAFFDVKHEFCLPAMERVVSWFQECFPKEKYIGLFVKLHASMMYYKAVRQSIKQSPEVFEDVVRKRTEGVDIVGFTFGRYIVKELVELRSQYFDSILQLYRSAFSEYLGRYFSYGLTRAMFTAAIIKGVLSESDGSEARLTISIFEHVDYNRYGSKFDSSKLREEIKELMLKNKNKEMQFFVHAELFT
- the LOC142984337 gene encoding uncharacterized protein LOC142984337, which encodes MASLLPVSLSGDTLGQRHRHLNSLVEQAASDQASCNDIEALPEQTALDRLFKIDLANKLKNVHYILKNVKDDDMLYVSRALKSKWLLEHHDVIDPKYLEETLFPNMITPAISKMKNWLYIHLSDPRRCQQFYQYYKETQFEFAVKFLSHCDYEFVLNEFPNIMSKISPHCLKVLAEKYPKLVKIYFDALATDDVLVEQYLQDEQNFYKSIRCILKTEPDVFLDITEKYHTLGSGKRLGPSASDYIMRFHKSRFMRKPELYCVYLLHLPTVAKLLSVEECQEIVMKLARAQYLSWWFTYKNVEPLVKRVSRDARAAFKKRVFVEKDVGEYIVEWPYLLPASPIAKDADMEATHMFDDQEHSPIQLWPLIPRIRRQIMNRKECKRDIAEIISVNDFITVKSELQKLFNEFRFKGFEATLHELSRRVGAASSADRRRDMLLVLVSKSGGHADSVRALLQLALRLRNEPVHERAAVVRSLARRAAAWRLPQDVWDTMLQYARGLGLDGSAPEAECREGLHAVVLRCLIAAREPEPAVRAAFLEDFTTLAEYKLSAAERAAVAAGLQRLLVSVADDELEMAATRIDQLLDVLETYRIPLKSSSVVAAVAALAERDTVVARPLLVRLFEAGVGRRELLRQNLEFRHDDAALLNALRHDLAALKPEWIVQWLTDGSTRADRFLLKVIIYFNGDGEIARRLRQLLEEQITLEPHRRLARPLATLAGIDMQATWREHDGDKHSKVAAELRANMHRARPAPDALAISFRDTGMKAVAWRAMRCPPALVTELAQSLLKERSKRTVRLALALAHRTDCAVDIFATAASIRPASALRAALLYFRRVTADPRVWDIVKPVISHVDLTPRQGLRHILKKVSYVPKSIRADYCASLYLALDKITDSNARDVLSELMKCLPQVSDDLLDAVLVRMLENIDKEVPESYPAIVIRYLILSKSENELKARMEKIGKPFLETLDTFRERENEYFYQENIEQIVSSLRYNSAFFDVKYEFCLPAMERVVFWFQECFPKEKFIDLFVKLHATMFYYKAVRQSIKQSPEVFEDIVRKRTEGVDIVGFTFGRYTYCEGAG